In a single window of the Pirellulales bacterium genome:
- a CDS encoding DUF2335 domain-containing protein: MSRSSKRRKQQAKRTALAQVKREIVQNAPSAIPAGVLAQITSQVTTTSYSGPVPPPALLREYNDIVPGAAERIMAMAEKQSAHRIDLESTVVKGDSRRSWVGLWLGFVVSLAIIGAGLWVALSGAPTAGAAIITGTIVSLSGVFVYGQHSRRVEREHKADMVSGKRH, encoded by the coding sequence ATGTCAAGAAGCTCAAAGCGCCGTAAGCAGCAGGCGAAGCGAACAGCGCTGGCGCAGGTAAAAAGGGAGATCGTCCAGAACGCCCCTTCCGCAATTCCGGCCGGCGTTTTGGCCCAAATCACGAGCCAAGTAACGACAACGTCTTATAGCGGGCCGGTGCCTCCTCCGGCATTACTCAGGGAATACAACGACATTGTTCCCGGAGCCGCCGAACGCATCATGGCGATGGCGGAGAAGCAGAGCGCGCACCGTATCGACCTCGAATCCACCGTCGTCAAAGGCGATTCAAGGCGGTCATGGGTCGGTCTATGGTTGGGATTCGTTGTATCTCTCGCCATCATAGGCGCTGGACTCTGGGTGGCTCTTTCAGGCGCACCGACTGCTGGGGCGGCGATTATCACGGGCACGATCGTCTCGCTTTCCGGCGTGTTTGTCTACGGCCAGCATTCGCGAAGGGTGGAACGAGAGCACAAGGCCGACATGGTTTCCGGTAAGCGGCACTGA